A genome region from Haliotis asinina isolate JCU_RB_2024 chromosome 11, JCU_Hal_asi_v2, whole genome shotgun sequence includes the following:
- the LOC137256054 gene encoding cytochrome c: MADIPAGNAEKGKKIFVQRCAQCHVVEKGGKHKTGPCLNGLIGRKTGQAAGFSYTDANKSKGITWSKTTLFEYLENPKKYIPGTKMIFAGLKKKQERADLIAYLEESTK, from the exons atgGCAGACATACCAGCCGGAAATGCTGAGAAGGGAAAGAAGATTTTTGTTCAGAGGTGTGCCCAGTGCCATGTTGTAGAAAAAGGGGGAAAGCACAAGACTGGACCCTGCTTGAATGGACTCATTGGACGCAAGACTGGGCAAGCAGCAGGTTTCTCTTACACAGATGCCAACAAGAGCAAAG GTATCACCTGGTCCAAGACAACACTGTTCGAATACTTAGAAAATCCCAAGAAATACATCCCAGGAACAAAAATGATTTTCGCTGGACTCAAGAAAAAGCAGGAGCGTGCCGACCTTATTGCGTACCTGGAGGAGTCGACAAAGTGA